From the Zymomonas mobilis subsp. pomaceae ATCC 29192 genome, the window CAGCTTATGTCCGCCAGACGCGTTACGAAAAAGCGATGCATGATGTATCCGATGTCATGATATCAGTCCGCATAATGAACTACTGTTTAAATTCAGTAGTTATAGCGGGATAATCCAGGAAAAAAGTAACCTTTTTCATAAGGTCATATCTTCTGCTACTTTTGCTGTAATCTCAACGAGTTCGACAGGTTTAGCATTGCGATGTAATGCAGAGATAACGGCGGCGACAATACCATCGGCATCAAGACCGGCTTCGGCATATTGGATTTCGGGTTTATCCTGAGGTTGGAAGCGATCAGGTAACCGCAGGGTTCTGATTTTAAGGCCTTCATCCATCAAACCTTCATCGGAAGCCATAGTGAGGACTTGGGTAGCGAAGCCGCCAAGAGCGCCCTCTTCAACTGTAACGATGACCTTATGGGTTTTCAGGAGATGACGGGTAAGGGTTTCATCCAAGGGTTTGGCAAAGCGCATATCTGCAACAGAGGTAGAAAGGCCTTGTGCATCAAGGCGATCAGCCGCTTTCAAAGATTCTTCAAGACGGGTGCCCAAGGATAAGATGGCGACCGTTTTACCGCGACGGAGCAGACGTCCCTTACCAATGGTAAGCGTTTCTGGATTTTCCGGTAAGGTCACCCCGATACCGTTTCCGCGCGGGTAACGAACAGAGATGGGGCCTTTGTCATATTGTGCCATGGTATGAACCATACTGGAAAGTTCGGCTTCATCGGAAGGGGCCATTACCACCATATTGGGAAGATTGACCATAAAGGCGAGATCAAAACTTCCGGCATGGGTCGCGCCATCAGCCCCAACCAAGCCCGCCCGATCCACCGCAAAGCGCACTGGGAGGTTCTGGATCGCTACGTCATGCACCAGCTGATCATAACCCCGTTGCAGGAAGGTCGAATACAAACAACAAAAAGGCTTATAATGGGCAGCCGCCAGACCGGCCGCAAAGGTGACGGCATGTTGTTCGGCAATACCGACATCAAACATCCGTTCGGGGAAATATTGTTGGAAGCGATCGAGACCCGTGCCGGTTGGCATCGCAGCCGTGATAGCTACAATCTTATCATCTGCTTGGGCTTCTTTGATAAGGCGTTCTGCAAACACTGAAGTATAGCTGGGAGGCCCCGGAGGCGCCTTGGCCTGCTTACCGGAAACGACATCCAACCGTTGCACCGCATGATATTTATCTTCGGCGGCTTCCGCTGGCGCATAACCTTGCCCTTTTCTTGTCACGACATGGACTAAAATAGGGCCATCCTTGGCATCGCGCACATTTTCAAGAACCGGAATAAGCTGATCCAGATTATGACCATCTACCGGCCCAACATAATAAAAACCTAGCTCTTCAAACAGGGTGCCGCCGGTTGCCATACCCCGCGCGTATTCATCCGCTTTACGGGCGGCTATCGCCAGCCCTTTCGGCATCCGGTTCACCACCCCTCGCATAATATCCCGCAGGTTCATAAAGGGACGAGAGGAAATCAAACGGCTTAAATAAGAAGAAAGCGCACCAACGGGCGGGGAAATCGACATCTCATTGTCGTTCAAAATGACAATCAGACGCTCTCCGGCTGCCTTGGCGTTATTCATCGCCTCATACGCCATGCCCGCTGTCATCGAACCATCACCGATGATCGCAACCGCTTTATCCTTTTTATGGGATAACTTGCTGGCCATCGCAAAACCTAACGCCGCAGAAATAGAGGTCGAACTATGCGCGGCCCCAAACGCATCATATTCGCTTTCTGCCCGCTGCGTGAAACCCGATAACCCGTCCCGTTGCCTCAGCGTGCGTATGCGATCCCGACGCCCTGTCAGTATCTTATGCGGATATGTCTGATGACCCACATCCCATACTAAAGCATCTTTGGGCGTATCAAAAACATAATGCAGCGCTATCGTCAGTTCGATAACACCCAAGCCTGAACCCAAATGTCCACCCGTTACACCGACAGCGGATATTGTTTCTTTCCTTAACTCATCCGCCAATTGCCTCAGCTCCATGCGCTCTAAATGACGCAAGTCTGAAGGCGTCTTTATGGTATCAAGCAATGGCGTTTTTTTGTTTGGAAACATAGGCCTGAAACAAACTCTACATTACGCGCTCACCACTTTTTTAAACATGGAATGTTTTAGGGTGGTAGGGCTCATCTGAAAATCTTTTTGTTGCCGGATAGGCAAACGCGGCTTTGCTGTACACTTCCGAGGCTTGATTGTAAAAATAATAAAGCAACCCAGAAATCATTCATTTTTGATTTAGGCAGTCGAAAGCCCTTGCGTATTAGCGCATTTTTTCTAGCTTATTCTATATAAAGCTTATGTTTACAGGTTATTTATGACGGTAAGCTTAATAACATTTAAAAACATATGAATAAAAATAGCCGTTTGTAACAAAATTTTTTACAAAAAAATCAGCTTAAAAAACAAAAGTCCCCCGTTTTAAAACGGGAGACCTCTGTTTAAAGCTTGCAATCAGATAAAGATTTATCTGTTTTGCAAAAAGAATTAGAAAGCGCTCAAGAAGAGTTCTTCAACTTCTTTCTGACTACCCTGACGTGGGTTGGTCAGAGCACAAGCGTCTTTCAGGGCGTGATCGGCGAGAATCGGAACATCTTCCTTCTTCGCACCCAGTTCGGTCAGATTGGCAGGAATACCAATAGAAGCGGCCAGATCACGAACAGCCTGAATGGTCACTTTTGCGCCTTCATCATCGCTTAATTTAGCGACATCAAGACCCATAGCCGCACCAACGTCTTTCAGACGACCTGCAACGACCTTGGCGTTATAAGCCAGAACATGCGGCAACAGAACAGCGTTACAGACACCATGCGGCAGATTGTAATAACCGCCCAACTGATGGGCCATAGCATGCACATAACCAAGGGAGGCGTTATTGAATGCCATACCAGCCAAGAATTCAGCATAGGCCATTCCCTCACGGGCAGCCATGTCTTTGCCGTTTGCACAAGCTGCAGGCAGGCTCTTGGAGATCAATTCAGCTGCTTTTAAAGCACAAGCATCGGTGATCGGAGTAGCCGCCGTTGAAGAATAAGCTTCAAAAGCATGCGTCAGAGCATCCATACCGGTTGCAGCGGTCAGGCCTTTTGGCATACCAACCATCAATAACGGATCATTGACGGAAACCATCGGGGTGACGTGGCGATCAACAATAGCCATTTTGACGTGACGGACTTCATCGGTAATGATGCAGAAACGCGTCATTTCAGAAGCCGTACCAGCCGTGGTATTGATAGAAATCAAAGGCAGCGCAGGTTTTTTCGACTTATCGATACCTTCGTAATCTTTGATTTCGCCGCCATTGGAAGCGACCAGAGCAATAGCCTTCGCACAGTCATGGGGTGAACCACCACCAAGCGATACGACGAGGTCGGATTTGTGCTGTTTCAGGATGTCGAGACCGGCCAGAACTGCGCTAACAGTCGGGTTCGGCATAACGCCATCATAAACCGAAGAAGCAATACCCTGTGCTGACAACAGGTCAGCAACCTGCTTTACAACACCGGACTTGTTCATGAAAGCATCAGAAACGATAAGAGCGTGTTTGAAACCGCTACCGTTAAGATCTTTGATTGCTTTTTCAAGCGAACCTTCGCCCATTTCGTTGACGAAAGGAATGTAAAAAGTCGAAGAAGCCATAGCTACACTTAACCCTGCATATTAGTTAAAGTAGTTCGCGAAAATATTATTTTTACGACTACTTTCTATTACTTTTGCGTTCTTTTGGCTCTATTCTTAAGGTCCTTAAAAAGGATCTTTGATGTTGAGGAATATAAGATATTAATCTTATATTCCTTCAATAACCGGAAGCCGCAATAGCAATATGTCTATCAGTTTTATCAGATCAAGAGGGCTCACTTTAAATTTTCAGCATAAAGCTATTCTAGTGAAGCTTACTCTGTCTCTGAACAAGCCAACATTTCCCTACTCGTCCTAATGGCTGTCGGCAAGGCGGTTAGCTATTTATAAATATGCATTTTTTATATCAATACTTATGCAAATTATGAAAAAGTTTGTTTTCTTTTATTAAGATTATTTAAACAATAGGAAGGGAATTCTTTTCTATTGATAAAGTTACAAATCGCTCTCTTTGTAATAATATTTTAATTTTTATAATAATTTAAAGTTTTTAATTATAATTAAATTTTTCAAAAAGATTGTTTTAAAACAGAAAGGTTTTCTACCTTTCTCACCAAGGCGAAATTACAGAAAATTTTTTCTCCATAACGGTTCTAAGTCAACAAGACTTTTTTAGGATATTGCCCTTAAGATTAATCCCATAAGATTTTGGTTTTATACCGGTTCCGTTTTTCTAATGAAGGGCACAATTATCCCTTAATCCTTAATTTTAGGGCAGATTGAAGGCTATAGAATTGGGTAAGATAATGAACTGACATTACGGTTATTAAATTTTGATACCGTTTAACGGTCAGTTTGAAACATTACTTTTATATTAAAGGGAAGATGCGGGGTAGCGGTAGCTTGAGGAGGAGGGGGGGAAGTGCTACCGCCACCCGCTCTGTCGAAATAGGCATATTCCGCTCTAATAAAAATAGAAAAATAAGAAAATTATCGTTTCCATTTTTGATATGATAATTTTTTATGGTCTCGAAAAAATAATTTTATATTTTTTGTTTTTTGCATGATAGTAAAAAAAAATTTGTAAAAATTTTTCTTTATTTTTTCATATGCTGAAAAATAAATCGCTACATTCAGATAAAAACAAATAATTAATCAAATATCGCGCTTTTATCATAGATTTATATCTAATCCCCCATTACGATTTTTGAGGAAGGCTATTTTTTGACAACACAAAAACGCTCAAAAAATAGTATTGTTTTGGAAACAATGATCCAACAGGGGGGATCCGTTTTTATGAAATATCATCTGTCACTTTTAGCAATAGCAACGGTACTTGCGGGGCACGTTCAAGCCGCCCCGGCAACTAATAGTGCGCCGCAACCTACCGCGATTGTAGACACTATCCCATCCCCGATTGATAAGCCCTATCTCGGCGTCATTAATCTTAATGTCGATGCAATAGATACGCATCGGGGTATTTTTCGAGTGACGGAAACTTTGCCAGTCCAGACGGGTCCCTTGACTTTACTTTATCCAGAATGGCTGCCGGGGCATCATAGCCCATCAGGCCCGATTGAAATGTTAGCGGGTTTAGTCGTTATCGCTCATAATCAGGTCATTCCATGGCAGCGTGATCCAGTGGATGTCTATGCTTTCCATTTGAATATTCCTGAAGGCGTTACCCAGATTACGGCAGAGTATCAATATCTTTCCCCGACGGCTCAAAATCAAGGTCGGATTCAGTCCACGCCAGAAATGGCTAACCTCCAATGGAATACGCTTGCGCTTTATCCTGCGGGTTATTTTACGCGTCAGATACAGTTTCAGGCTACCGTTACTTATCCGACGGGCTGGAAGACCGCGAGCGCTTTGGAAATCAAAGGCCTTACGCCTGATGGGCAGTCGCCTAATATTATCCAATATCAGCCCACGGATCTGGATACCTTGATTGATTCCCCTGTTATGGCAGGGCGTTACACCCATACTGAAACCCTTGCGCCCGGTGTGCGTCTCAATCTTATTGCGGATAAGCCTGAAGATATGGCGATAACCGATAAGCAATTAGCGGCTCATCGCAATTTGATAACCCAAGCGGTCAAACTTTACGGGGCGCAACATTATAGCCATTATGATTTTTTACTGGCTTTGTCTGACAAGCTTGGGGGCATCGGCCTTGAACATCATCAGTCTTCAGAAGATGGGGAAGGACCGGATTATTTCACTAAATGGGATAAATCGGCGGTTGGTCGGGATTTACTTGCGCATGAATATAATCACAGTTGGAATGGTAAATTCCGGCGTCCGGCTGATCTTTGGACACCAGATTATAGAACCCCCATGCGTGATAGTCTGCTTTGGGTCTATGAAGGACAGACTCAATTCTGGGGTTATGTTCTTGCCGCGCGCTCTGGCTTATGGCAGCAAAAAGATGCCTTGGAAGCGTTGGCGTTAGTCGCTGCGACCTATGATAATCGCGCTGGTCGACGTTGGCGTCCTGTAGAAGATACAACCAATGATCCGATCATCTCGCAACGCCGCCCTAAAGCGTGGTTAAGCTGGCAACGTTCAGAGGATTACTATAGCGAAGGCCAGTTAATTTGGTTGGATGTTGATAGCCTGCTTCGCCAGCAAACGCATGGCAAACATTCTCTTGATGATTTCGCCAAAGCTTTTTTCGGTATGCGTGATCGTGACTGGGGCCAATTAACCTATAATTTTGATGATGTCGTCAAGACCCTGAATGATATTATGCCCTATGATTGGGCTTCCTTCTTTAATCATCGTTTAAACGAGCGTTCTACTCATGCACCCTTAGATTGGATCGCACGGGGTGGGTATCAATTAGTCTATAAGGATGAAGCGACAGATTGGATAAAGGGGGTCGAAAGTGCTCGTCATGCCACCGACTTATCTTTTTCGTTGGGTCTGACCGCT encodes:
- the dxs gene encoding 1-deoxy-D-xylulose-5-phosphate synthase → MFPNKKTPLLDTIKTPSDLRHLERMELRQLADELRKETISAVGVTGGHLGSGLGVIELTIALHYVFDTPKDALVWDVGHQTYPHKILTGRRDRIRTLRQRDGLSGFTQRAESEYDAFGAAHSSTSISAALGFAMASKLSHKKDKAVAIIGDGSMTAGMAYEAMNNAKAAGERLIVILNDNEMSISPPVGALSSYLSRLISSRPFMNLRDIMRGVVNRMPKGLAIAARKADEYARGMATGGTLFEELGFYYVGPVDGHNLDQLIPVLENVRDAKDGPILVHVVTRKGQGYAPAEAAEDKYHAVQRLDVVSGKQAKAPPGPPSYTSVFAERLIKEAQADDKIVAITAAMPTGTGLDRFQQYFPERMFDVGIAEQHAVTFAAGLAAAHYKPFCCLYSTFLQRGYDQLVHDVAIQNLPVRFAVDRAGLVGADGATHAGSFDLAFMVNLPNMVVMAPSDEAELSSMVHTMAQYDKGPISVRYPRGNGIGVTLPENPETLTIGKGRLLRRGKTVAILSLGTRLEESLKAADRLDAQGLSTSVADMRFAKPLDETLTRHLLKTHKVIVTVEEGALGGFATQVLTMASDEGLMDEGLKIRTLRLPDRFQPQDKPEIQYAEAGLDADGIVAAVISALHRNAKPVELVEITAKVAEDMTL
- the yiaY gene encoding L-threonine dehydrogenase: MASSTFYIPFVNEMGEGSLEKAIKDLNGSGFKHALIVSDAFMNKSGVVKQVADLLSAQGIASSVYDGVMPNPTVSAVLAGLDILKQHKSDLVVSLGGGSPHDCAKAIALVASNGGEIKDYEGIDKSKKPALPLISINTTAGTASEMTRFCIITDEVRHVKMAIVDRHVTPMVSVNDPLLMVGMPKGLTAATGMDALTHAFEAYSSTAATPITDACALKAAELISKSLPAACANGKDMAAREGMAYAEFLAGMAFNNASLGYVHAMAHQLGGYYNLPHGVCNAVLLPHVLAYNAKVVAGRLKDVGAAMGLDVAKLSDDEGAKVTIQAVRDLAASIGIPANLTELGAKKEDVPILADHALKDACALTNPRQGSQKEVEELFLSAF
- a CDS encoding M61 family metallopeptidase: MKYHLSLLAIATVLAGHVQAAPATNSAPQPTAIVDTIPSPIDKPYLGVINLNVDAIDTHRGIFRVTETLPVQTGPLTLLYPEWLPGHHSPSGPIEMLAGLVVIAHNQVIPWQRDPVDVYAFHLNIPEGVTQITAEYQYLSPTAQNQGRIQSTPEMANLQWNTLALYPAGYFTRQIQFQATVTYPTGWKTASALEIKGLTPDGQSPNIIQYQPTDLDTLIDSPVMAGRYTHTETLAPGVRLNLIADKPEDMAITDKQLAAHRNLITQAVKLYGAQHYSHYDFLLALSDKLGGIGLEHHQSSEDGEGPDYFTKWDKSAVGRDLLAHEYNHSWNGKFRRPADLWTPDYRTPMRDSLLWVYEGQTQFWGYVLAARSGLWQQKDALEALALVAATYDNRAGRRWRPVEDTTNDPIISQRRPKAWLSWQRSEDYYSEGQLIWLDVDSLLRQQTHGKHSLDDFAKAFFGMRDRDWGQLTYNFDDVVKTLNDIMPYDWASFFNHRLNERSTHAPLDWIARGGYQLVYKDEATDWIKGVESARHATDLSFSLGLTASDKGKISGVMWDSPAFNAGLTVGSELVAVDEHAFSADLLKTAIKNAKSTKTPIKLLVKQDDNYREVSIPYYEGLRYPHLEKIGKGDSSLEALLAPKA